The genomic interval CGCAGTATACTTCTTATCACATGCGCTTATATGGTTGTAATGTCCACCATATTAGGAATCCTCACTATTAGTAATCTTACTACTCCTACAATACTTTTGATATTTACCTTTGCACTAGGGGCTGGTATAACTATGATTAGGACTCCTATTATCCCCACATTGAGCGTACTAGTTCCAAGATCCGAACTACCTGCAGCTCTCACCCTTAGTGCTCTTGGCGGCAATATAGGTCGTGTAATAGGACCAACTATTGGTGGTTTCATTGTAGCTGCAGTTGCACCATGGGCTGTGTTTTTTATTTATTCAGCTTCCTTCATCGGAATGATTATTGTCCTAAATAGGTTGCCAAAAAAGCCTGGGAATCTATCACAAAATAATCCACAAGGACACCAAAATCAAACACCTTCTCTCCCACCAGAGAATGTATTAAGAGCTATTCGAGTCCAAATACGATATATACGCTATTCTCAAGCTGCACGCGTACTAATAGTACGTGCCGGTTTGTTTACATTATGCAGCAGTGCTTTGTTATCTCTTTTACCATTCTTAGCCAGACATGAATTGGGACTTGATTCTACCGGATTTGGACTATTATTAGGATCATTTGGTGTGGGCGCTATAGTTGGCGGAATTGTATTTTTGCCAAGGTTACGACCAAAGGCATCGGTAGAATCTCTGATTACAGGCTCTATAGCATTACTATCTATTGTAACATTTGCGATGGGATATTTACAAGATTTTATGATTCTTTGTATAGCAATGGCGCTAGGGGGAGCAGCTTATATCACAATACTATCAACATTTTATACAATTGGAATAAAATCTGCACCAAGATGGATCGGAGCTAGAGTATTAGCAATCTATCTTCTTGTACTAAACGGTGGCTTGGCAATAGGGAGCGTAATATGGGGTGCAGTGGCTAATGGATTTGGTATCCAGATTGCACTTTCAGTAGCTTCAATAGCCTTGGCTGCAACTATCATTGCCAAGAAACGTTATAGTAGCACTTTGTTAGATGACCTTGATTTTACACCTGTAAGTGACCACTGGCCTCTTCCACCTCAATCTTCAATCGACCCTTCGCAATATGAAAATCAAGCATTAATAACAATTGAATATCACAAAATTGATCCTAAATTGTCTGACGAGTTTGAACATACCTTACATGAATTAGGACGCCTTCTTAAAAGTGAAGGAATGGGATACTGGGAACTATATCAAGACCCTGCAGATACCAGTCACTATATCGAAATCAGAATAGCTGATACTTGGACTGATCACATGCGTCAGCATGAATATGTTACCAAGAACATTCAGGTCATGGAAAATAGAATACGGGAACTTATCAAGGATTGTCCCCAACCGATAGTATCGCATTATATAGGAAAATCACCAACCAAATAGTTTCTCTATAGACTCC from Candidatus Nitrosocosmicus hydrocola carries:
- a CDS encoding MFS transporter; translation: MYRTLWSAALFSYVGAAMYDVGASWLMTSISPNPLFVSLITTATALPIFLLALPSGILSDIFNRRSILLITCAYMVVMSTILGILTISNLTTPTILLIFTFALGAGITMIRTPIIPTLSVLVPRSELPAALTLSALGGNIGRVIGPTIGGFIVAAVAPWAVFFIYSASFIGMIIVLNRLPKKPGNLSQNNPQGHQNQTPSLPPENVLRAIRVQIRYIRYSQAARVLIVRAGLFTLCSSALLSLLPFLARHELGLDSTGFGLLLGSFGVGAIVGGIVFLPRLRPKASVESLITGSIALLSIVTFAMGYLQDFMILCIAMALGGAAYITILSTFYTIGIKSAPRWIGARVLAIYLLVLNGGLAIGSVIWGAVANGFGIQIALSVASIALAATIIAKKRYSSTLLDDLDFTPVSDHWPLPPQSSIDPSQYENQALITIEYHKIDPKLSDEFEHTLHELGRLLKSEGMGYWELYQDPADTSHYIEIRIADTWTDHMRQHEYVTKNIQVMENRIRELIKDCPQPIVSHYIGKSPTK